The Caulobacter sp. FWC26 genome contains a region encoding:
- a CDS encoding Mpo1-like protein gives MDSAPSTRVAERHQSFAAFYPFYISEHAHPVSRRLHVVGTSLVIVFLVLGLGLDWRFFVAAPLTGYGFAWVGHFVFEKNRPATFKYPVYSLMGDFRLWFETVTGRRKF, from the coding sequence ATGGACAGCGCCCCCTCCACCCGCGTCGCCGAGCGCCACCAGAGCTTTGCGGCGTTCTATCCGTTCTACATTTCCGAGCACGCCCATCCTGTCAGCCGACGCCTGCACGTGGTGGGTACGAGTCTGGTGATCGTCTTCTTGGTTCTGGGATTGGGGCTGGATTGGCGCTTCTTCGTCGCTGCGCCGCTGACCGGCTACGGCTTCGCCTGGGTCGGTCACTTCGTGTTCGAAAAGAACCGTCCGGCGACCTTCAAGTATCCGGTCTACAGCTTGATGGGCGATTTCCGGCTTTGGTTCGAGACTGTGACTGGGCGACGCAAGTTCTAA
- a CDS encoding acyl-homoserine-lactone synthase, whose protein sequence is MIHIITSENRHLYGPQLWAMHEERRKQCVEKSGWVDLVVLDGGEVDDYDDHRAIYLLGFNAEMQLEVGLRLRPTDDRCMLADKFAHLIAPGETPKKGADVWEATRLFTTEAYRRRKGPGRGERVFECWAAAFELALRHGVTRFVGMIDMQLYPGILNSPIDTRLVGIPRPYPHGVVAGSEIAISQGLLDRVLEAIGRESPVGYEVDSLDLMAFGDLAAVQRQVTRAMTPQLVTGAERDEVLAAETLYRLHDNTGRARRIWDSRSASMPEVRTLNA, encoded by the coding sequence ATGATCCACATCATCACGTCCGAAAATCGTCACCTCTACGGACCCCAGCTCTGGGCGATGCACGAGGAACGCCGCAAGCAGTGCGTCGAGAAGTCCGGCTGGGTGGATCTTGTGGTGCTGGATGGCGGCGAGGTCGACGACTACGACGATCATCGAGCCATCTATCTGCTCGGATTCAACGCCGAGATGCAGCTCGAGGTCGGCCTGCGCCTGCGTCCGACCGACGATCGCTGCATGCTGGCCGACAAGTTCGCCCATCTCATCGCGCCCGGCGAGACGCCCAAGAAGGGCGCCGACGTGTGGGAGGCCACGCGCCTGTTCACCACGGAGGCTTACCGCCGGCGCAAGGGTCCCGGCCGAGGCGAGCGCGTGTTCGAGTGCTGGGCCGCCGCGTTCGAACTGGCCCTCCGCCACGGCGTGACGCGCTTCGTGGGGATGATCGACATGCAGCTTTATCCCGGCATCCTCAACTCCCCGATCGACACGCGCCTGGTCGGGATCCCCCGACCGTATCCGCATGGCGTGGTGGCCGGCTCGGAGATCGCGATCTCGCAGGGTTTGCTAGATCGTGTTCTGGAGGCCATCGGCCGCGAGTCGCCCGTCGGATACGAAGTGGACAGCCTGGACTTGATGGCCTTCGGCGATCTCGCGGCGGTCCAACGCCAGGTCACGCGCGCGATGACTCCGCAACTGGTCACAGGCGCTGAGCGGGACGAGGTCCTGGCCGCCGAAACCCTGTATCGCCTGCACGACAACACGGGCCGAGCCCGGCGAATCTGGGACAGCCGCTCAGCCTCCATGCCCGAGGTGAGAACTCTGAACGCCTAA
- a CDS encoding Lrp/AsnC family transcriptional regulator produces the protein MDAKDRQIIRELQKDGRLTNQELAERVNLSPSPCLRRVRNLEAEGVITGYTALVDQKAYGLPITVFVRVRLDRHGQDLIKGFEAAVARIDQILDCFLLAGGDDYLLRVIVDSLEAYEDFMRRKLHAIPGIASIDTSFAYGVVKQTRVFPVAG, from the coding sequence GTGGACGCCAAGGATCGCCAGATTATCCGCGAACTCCAGAAGGACGGCCGCCTCACCAATCAGGAGCTGGCCGAACGGGTTAACCTGTCGCCCTCGCCTTGCCTGAGGCGGGTTCGCAACCTCGAGGCGGAGGGTGTGATCACCGGCTATACCGCCTTGGTCGATCAGAAAGCCTACGGCCTGCCCATCACCGTCTTTGTTCGGGTGCGTCTGGATCGCCATGGACAGGATTTGATCAAGGGGTTCGAGGCGGCGGTGGCGCGGATCGACCAGATCCTCGACTGCTTCCTGCTGGCGGGAGGCGACGACTACCTGCTGCGGGTCATCGTCGACAGCCTGGAGGCCTATGAGGATTTCATGCGCCGCAAGCTGCACGCCATTCCCGGCATCGCCTCGATCGACACCAGCTTCGCCTACGGGGTGGTCAAGCAGACCCGGGTGTTTCCGGTGGCGGGTTGA
- a CDS encoding glycosyltransferase — protein MTTILHAMLGKGLGGLEQVFLDYQPILEAWAVRRGGQCVGVVRKGGKVAAAQASRTPPLEVMPALTDWDPITVGAARALVKRLRPSLILSHGQRPARVFDKVAPADVVRAVCLHKPSFDLTPGAHYVCVGQHLAALAIARGAPEDHVWFVPNAVQPPRAEAAPFTRGDGPVRIVAAGRLHPKKGFDILIHAIAKLRAWDYEVTCEIAGEGDARAGLEGLIRELDLESCVTLKGWTEDVQGFLATGDLFAFPSHQEGFPLTLLEAMSVGLPVVASEIEGPLEILTDGVDGRLVPDDDPDRLAEALAELISDRDTARRLAGAARRLVLTQYSPDELKRRLEAALDGMTSRT, from the coding sequence TTGACCACCATCCTGCACGCCATGCTGGGCAAGGGCCTGGGCGGTCTTGAGCAGGTTTTCCTCGACTACCAGCCGATCCTTGAGGCCTGGGCCGTGCGACGCGGCGGCCAGTGTGTCGGCGTGGTGCGCAAGGGCGGCAAGGTTGCGGCGGCTCAGGCGAGCCGGACGCCGCCGCTCGAGGTAATGCCCGCGCTGACGGACTGGGATCCAATCACCGTCGGCGCCGCCCGTGCGTTGGTCAAGCGCCTTCGTCCATCGCTGATCCTCAGCCACGGCCAGCGCCCGGCGCGGGTGTTCGACAAGGTCGCGCCGGCGGACGTGGTTCGCGCCGTCTGCCTGCATAAGCCCTCCTTCGACCTTACACCGGGCGCGCATTATGTGTGCGTCGGCCAGCATCTGGCGGCCCTGGCCATCGCGCGCGGCGCGCCGGAGGACCACGTCTGGTTCGTCCCCAACGCCGTTCAGCCGCCTCGGGCCGAAGCCGCTCCGTTTACGAGAGGCGATGGGCCGGTCCGCATCGTGGCCGCCGGACGGCTGCATCCCAAGAAGGGCTTCGACATCCTGATCCACGCGATCGCAAAACTGCGTGCCTGGGACTATGAGGTGACGTGCGAAATCGCCGGGGAGGGCGATGCGCGCGCCGGGCTGGAGGGCTTGATCCGCGAGCTCGACCTGGAATCCTGCGTCACACTGAAGGGCTGGACCGAGGATGTTCAAGGCTTTCTCGCGACGGGCGACCTGTTCGCCTTTCCGTCGCACCAGGAAGGCTTTCCACTGACCCTGCTTGAGGCGATGTCCGTGGGCCTGCCGGTTGTGGCCAGCGAGATCGAAGGCCCTCTGGAGATTCTGACCGACGGCGTCGATGGCCGGCTCGTGCCCGACGACGATCCGGACCGTCTGGCCGAGGCTCTCGCCGAACTGATCAGCGATCGCGACACCGCGCGGCGCCTGGCCGGAGCGGCGCGGCGCCTGGTGTTGACCCAGTACAGCCCGGATGAACTCAAACGTCGCTTGGAAGCTGCGCTGGACGGAATGACATCCCGGACTTGA
- a CDS encoding helix-turn-helix domain-containing protein gives MSEETEGRRPNPVDLHVGGRVRMRRKLLGVSQEQLADSLGLTFQQVQKYERGANRVSASKLYEIAKTLQVPVSFFFDGLADPMSGAEVDDASLRAEKVVQEFLTTPEGLELAEVFPRIGRGRVRRQVLDLVRAMADEASRDQA, from the coding sequence ATGAGCGAAGAAACCGAAGGCCGTCGCCCCAACCCCGTGGACCTGCATGTGGGCGGACGTGTTCGCATGCGCCGGAAGCTCTTGGGCGTGAGCCAGGAGCAATTGGCTGATTCCCTGGGGCTGACCTTCCAGCAAGTTCAGAAGTACGAGCGCGGCGCCAACCGCGTCAGCGCCAGCAAGCTTTACGAGATCGCCAAGACCCTTCAGGTCCCGGTGTCGTTTTTCTTTGACGGCCTGGCTGATCCGATGAGCGGCGCCGAGGTCGATGACGCCAGCCTGCGCGCCGAGAAGGTGGTCCAGGAGTTCCTGACGACCCCGGAAGGCTTGGAACTGGCCGAAGTTTTCCCGCGCATCGGTCGTGGTCGCGTCCGGCGCCAAGTGCTGGATCTCGTCCGCGCCATGGCTGACGAGGCGTCGCGCGACCAAGCCTAA
- a CDS encoding PilZ domain-containing protein, producing MTRRASDAEHDRRTAVRIQTQRSGKILCGAFAWDCVIRDLSSQGARVQMLTGAAPAGQIQLVDLVAGLAHDASVVWQRDRELGLKIMRTYDLRGLAPAAAGTAKRIWSASRSEASAG from the coding sequence ATGACGAGGCGCGCGTCGGACGCGGAACATGATCGAAGGACGGCCGTCCGCATCCAGACTCAGAGGTCCGGCAAGATCCTGTGCGGCGCCTTTGCATGGGATTGCGTGATCCGGGATCTTTCCAGCCAGGGCGCGCGGGTTCAGATGCTGACGGGGGCGGCCCCTGCGGGGCAGATTCAGCTCGTAGATCTCGTCGCGGGCCTGGCGCATGACGCGTCGGTCGTGTGGCAACGGGATCGCGAACTGGGCCTCAAGATCATGCGAACCTATGACCTGCGCGGCCTGGCGCCGGCGGCGGCGGGCACCGCCAAGCGTATCTGGAGCGCTTCGCGATCCGAGGCGTCGGCAGGGTAG
- a CDS encoding methionine gamma-lyase produces the protein MRDDQTGFSTRAIHAGYDPAEEQGALTPPLHLTSTFAFESAEAGGEMFAGTRPGHFYSRISNPTTDLLERRLASLEGAEAAVATASGMGAITATLWSFLRAGDEVITDQTLYGCTFAFLRDGLTRFGVTVKQVDMTQPEALAAAITDQTRIVYFETPANPNMRLVDIAAITRIAHGAGAKVVVDNTYATPCLTRPLALGADIVVHSATKYLGGHGDLVGGLAAGGVEDMARVRLCGVKDMTGAVMSPFTAFLVLRGLKTLSLRMARHSQSAQVVARWLEEHPAVSQVFYPGLQSFPQRDLASRQMASGGGMMAFELKGGHAAGVAMMNRLELIRRAVSLGDAETLIQHPASMTHSPYTPEERAAAGIGEGMVRLSVGLEDVADILADLSMALEPLKITERA, from the coding sequence ATGCGCGACGACCAGACCGGCTTTTCCACGCGGGCGATCCATGCGGGCTATGATCCCGCCGAGGAGCAGGGCGCGTTGACCCCGCCGCTGCACCTGACCTCGACCTTCGCCTTCGAGAGCGCCGAGGCGGGCGGCGAGATGTTCGCCGGAACTCGGCCGGGGCACTTCTACTCGCGCATCTCCAACCCGACGACCGACCTTCTGGAGCGCCGCCTCGCCAGCCTGGAAGGCGCCGAGGCGGCGGTCGCCACGGCTTCCGGCATGGGGGCGATCACCGCGACCCTGTGGAGCTTTCTGCGGGCCGGCGACGAGGTCATCACGGACCAGACCCTCTACGGCTGCACCTTCGCGTTCCTGCGTGACGGGCTCACGCGGTTCGGCGTGACGGTGAAGCAGGTCGACATGACCCAGCCTGAGGCGCTGGCGGCCGCTATCACTGACCAGACCCGGATTGTCTATTTCGAGACGCCGGCCAATCCGAACATGCGTCTGGTCGACATCGCCGCGATCACGCGGATCGCCCACGGCGCGGGCGCCAAGGTGGTGGTCGACAACACCTATGCGACGCCCTGCCTGACGCGGCCCTTAGCGCTGGGCGCCGACATCGTCGTGCATTCGGCGACCAAGTATCTGGGCGGCCACGGTGATCTGGTCGGCGGCTTGGCCGCTGGCGGCGTCGAGGACATGGCCCGCGTGCGCCTATGTGGCGTGAAGGACATGACCGGCGCGGTGATGTCGCCGTTCACCGCCTTCCTGGTCCTTCGGGGCCTCAAGACGCTGTCGCTGCGCATGGCGCGTCATAGCCAGAGCGCTCAGGTCGTGGCGCGGTGGCTGGAAGAGCACCCAGCCGTGTCGCAGGTCTTCTATCCTGGCCTGCAGAGCTTCCCGCAGCGGGACCTGGCCTCGCGACAGATGGCTTCGGGCGGCGGCATGATGGCGTTCGAGCTGAAGGGGGGGCATGCGGCGGGGGTCGCGATGATGAACCGACTGGAACTGATCCGCCGCGCGGTGTCGCTGGGCGACGCCGAAACGCTGATCCAGCATCCGGCCAGCATGACCCACTCGCCCTACACCCCTGAGGAACGCGCCGCTGCGGGCATCGGGGAGGGCATGGTCCGTCTGTCCGTGGGCCTTGAGGATGTCGCCGACATCCTGGCCGACCTGTCGATGGCGCTTGAGCCCTTGAAGATCACCGAGCGCGCCTAG
- a CDS encoding response regulator, with the protein METLSRLIDPVAPIASATPSAAVAAMFDADPTLAALPVVENDMPVGLVYRDVLQGMMRVAGADLAERPIAEIMDTAPRKVLIDTNADAFVNSLADSPTPIFRTAYVAVDADGRYAGVGGLGSLLTSHRRRQREANDAMAMVERMAVDIGAHLDGVLAITERLEQQRLTPDAAAFVRAIGDTSRDMSATVGRAVDLHRSVHGGLSLSSNPTRLRDLADAVEARWAHRAQEGGSTLLVSYDGEPECGVQVDGERLLQVIDILIENALSAGRGMTEVRLTGRGEGERITLDCQLRDNAGGLAEDRLARVSDPLGEVGAQDRSEMALGVGMALARKVIGAMGGQLVAEANRGAGLTVGFSLSLEAAAAEAAAQDAPETAGGRAAHILIVDDNATNRMVAEALCDMFDCTSEQAVDGLEAVEMAKGGRYDLILMDIKMPRMDGVAATRAIRELGGRCGSAPIVALTANADPADVQTYLAAGMQDVVEKPIKPERLAMVLNALLADEDAEAAA; encoded by the coding sequence ATGGAAACGCTTTCCCGTCTGATCGATCCTGTCGCGCCGATCGCATCGGCGACGCCGAGCGCGGCCGTGGCTGCGATGTTCGACGCCGATCCGACGCTCGCCGCGCTGCCCGTGGTCGAAAACGACATGCCCGTGGGCCTCGTTTATCGGGACGTTCTGCAGGGCATGATGCGCGTGGCTGGCGCCGATCTCGCCGAGCGGCCCATCGCCGAGATCATGGACACCGCACCGCGCAAGGTTCTGATCGACACCAACGCCGACGCGTTCGTAAATTCCCTTGCCGACAGCCCGACGCCGATCTTTCGCACCGCCTATGTCGCCGTCGACGCCGACGGGCGCTACGCGGGCGTCGGCGGACTGGGCTCACTCCTGACATCGCATCGCCGGCGCCAGCGCGAGGCCAACGACGCCATGGCGATGGTGGAGCGCATGGCTGTCGATATTGGCGCCCATCTGGACGGCGTGCTGGCAATCACCGAGCGCCTTGAGCAACAACGCCTGACACCCGACGCCGCAGCCTTCGTGCGCGCCATCGGCGACACCAGCCGCGACATGAGCGCGACGGTCGGCCGCGCGGTGGATCTGCATCGTTCGGTCCATGGCGGACTATCCCTGTCCTCCAACCCGACCCGTCTCCGCGATCTAGCCGACGCGGTCGAAGCGCGCTGGGCCCATCGGGCGCAGGAGGGCGGCTCGACCCTGCTGGTGTCCTACGACGGCGAACCCGAGTGCGGCGTCCAGGTGGACGGCGAGCGCCTACTTCAGGTCATCGACATCCTCATCGAGAATGCGCTATCGGCCGGGCGCGGCATGACCGAAGTTCGCCTCACCGGGCGGGGCGAAGGCGAACGGATCACGCTGGACTGCCAGTTGCGCGACAACGCCGGCGGACTAGCCGAAGACCGTCTGGCCCGCGTCAGCGATCCCTTGGGCGAGGTCGGCGCGCAGGACCGTAGCGAAATGGCGTTGGGCGTAGGCATGGCGCTAGCCCGGAAGGTCATCGGCGCCATGGGCGGTCAACTGGTCGCCGAAGCCAATCGGGGGGCGGGTCTTACGGTCGGCTTCAGTCTGTCCCTGGAAGCCGCCGCCGCCGAGGCGGCCGCGCAAGACGCGCCCGAAACAGCAGGCGGACGCGCGGCGCACATTCTCATCGTCGACGACAACGCGACGAACCGGATGGTCGCCGAAGCGCTTTGCGACATGTTCGACTGCACCTCCGAACAGGCCGTCGATGGCCTGGAGGCCGTGGAGATGGCCAAGGGCGGTCGCTACGACCTGATCCTGATGGACATCAAGATGCCACGCATGGACGGCGTCGCGGCGACGCGCGCGATCCGCGAGTTGGGAGGACGGTGCGGCTCGGCCCCGATCGTGGCCCTCACCGCCAACGCCGACCCGGCCGACGTGCAGACCTACCTCGCTGCGGGCATGCAGGACGTGGTCGAGAAACCGATCAAGCCCGAGCGCCTCGCCATGGTGCTGAACGCTCTGCTCGCGGACGAAGACGCCGAAGCGGCCGCGTAG
- a CDS encoding glycerophosphodiester phosphodiesterase family protein — MRLLTTTLALLLAAATPAGAATFRDRLYNPAAGVMVVAHRGCHAAAPDQGFASTAPENSLEALQRCIDLGVDMVETDVRRTKDGALVIMHDPSVDRTTDGDGPVSKLTLAQFQALRLKGGNEAPPTLEAFLRAARGRVMVTLHLKGPFAAQAADVARDVDASEWVLFKARAKEGMSPIVDQPLYRDVAFMPMVGERAARHSRQLGEVITRQASGTRPIAAVETRGLRAKGFAAVRDAAGAARVRVWINTLGMSSWKSFVGLAGDRRALRDPDVSWGRLIDQGASIIQTDHPARLLAYLKSRRLREGVSVATVDASSSSTTHAALAPAR, encoded by the coding sequence ATGCGCCTCCTGACGACGACCCTCGCCTTGCTCCTCGCCGCCGCCACACCGGCGGGGGCCGCCACGTTCCGTGATCGGCTCTACAATCCCGCCGCCGGGGTGATGGTCGTGGCCCATCGCGGTTGCCATGCCGCCGCTCCGGACCAGGGCTTCGCGTCGACCGCGCCAGAAAATTCGTTGGAGGCCTTGCAGCGCTGCATCGACCTCGGCGTCGATATGGTCGAGACCGATGTGCGCCGCACCAAGGATGGCGCACTGGTGATCATGCATGATCCTAGCGTTGATCGGACGACCGATGGCGACGGCCCTGTGTCCAAGCTGACCCTGGCCCAATTCCAAGCGCTCCGGCTCAAGGGCGGAAACGAAGCGCCACCGACGCTGGAGGCCTTCCTGCGCGCCGCGCGGGGCCGCGTCATGGTGACCCTGCACTTGAAGGGTCCGTTCGCCGCCCAGGCGGCCGATGTCGCGCGCGACGTCGACGCTAGCGAATGGGTGTTATTCAAGGCCAGGGCGAAGGAGGGCATGTCTCCCATCGTCGATCAGCCGCTTTATCGAGACGTCGCCTTCATGCCGATGGTCGGCGAAAGGGCTGCGCGCCATTCGAGGCAGCTGGGCGAGGTCATCACCCGGCAGGCTTCGGGGACCCGCCCGATTGCGGCGGTCGAAACGCGCGGCCTGCGGGCGAAAGGCTTCGCTGCGGTTCGCGACGCGGCGGGAGCCGCTCGCGTTCGTGTCTGGATCAACACCCTGGGCATGAGCAGCTGGAAGAGCTTCGTGGGCCTCGCCGGCGACCGGCGCGCGTTGCGCGATCCGGACGTCTCTTGGGGTCGCCTGATCGACCAGGGCGCCAGCATCATTCAGACCGATCACCCCGCGCGTCTTCTGGCTTATCTGAAAAGCCGCCGCCTGCGCGAGGGCGTCAGCGTTGCGACCGTGGACGCGTCCTCGTCTTCCACCACGCACGCAGCCCTGGCCCCCGCCCGATAA
- a CDS encoding NAD(P)/FAD-dependent oxidoreductase gives MSDFDFDAVVVGAGAVGLACGYALARRGLVVAVLEEQSRIGEGVSSRNSEVIHGGLYYPTGSLKAKLCVQGRRALYAFCDAHKVPYKKCGKLVVATSEDEIARLDAIWDQALANDVEGMERLTGAQARALEPGLNAHAALLSPESGVFASHDYMLALQGEIEAAGGAVVVSTPFEAATPLAGGGFRARAGGAEPTDLTCRLLVTAPGLSSQAVAARIEGFPAEGIPKAHFGKGVYFRLAGRAPFQRLIYPPPIHGALGTHYRNDMGGQAVFGPDLEYVAAPDYSIDPAKADAFAAYIRKFWPGLPADKLVPDYAGVRPKLHGPDEPQPDFQLQGVEDHGLAGLMALFGIESPGLTSSLAIGETVAERLARTA, from the coding sequence ATGAGCGATTTCGATTTTGACGCGGTGGTGGTGGGCGCCGGTGCGGTGGGGCTGGCCTGCGGCTACGCCCTTGCCCGGCGCGGGCTGGTGGTTGCGGTCCTCGAGGAGCAGAGCCGCATCGGCGAGGGTGTATCGTCTCGCAATTCCGAGGTCATTCACGGCGGGCTCTACTATCCGACCGGCTCACTGAAGGCGAAACTGTGCGTCCAGGGGCGACGGGCGCTGTACGCCTTCTGCGACGCCCATAAGGTTCCCTACAAGAAGTGCGGCAAGCTGGTGGTGGCGACCTCCGAGGACGAGATCGCGCGGCTGGACGCCATCTGGGACCAAGCCCTGGCCAATGATGTCGAAGGCATGGAGCGCCTGACCGGCGCGCAGGCGCGGGCGCTGGAGCCTGGCCTCAACGCCCATGCGGCGCTGCTGTCGCCCGAAAGCGGCGTGTTCGCTAGCCACGACTACATGCTGGCCTTGCAGGGTGAGATCGAAGCCGCAGGCGGGGCGGTGGTGGTGTCGACGCCGTTCGAGGCCGCCACGCCTCTGGCCGGCGGCGGATTCCGAGCTCGCGCCGGTGGCGCGGAACCGACCGACCTGACCTGCCGGCTGCTGGTCACAGCGCCGGGTCTGTCATCACAGGCGGTTGCGGCGCGGATCGAGGGCTTTCCCGCCGAGGGGATCCCGAAAGCTCACTTTGGCAAGGGCGTCTATTTCCGGCTGGCCGGCAGAGCGCCGTTCCAGCGTCTGATCTACCCGCCGCCGATCCACGGGGCGCTGGGAACGCACTATCGTAACGACATGGGCGGTCAGGCGGTGTTCGGCCCGGATCTGGAGTACGTCGCCGCCCCGGACTATTCGATCGACCCCGCCAAGGCCGACGCTTTCGCCGCCTATATCCGTAAGTTCTGGCCCGGCCTGCCCGCCGACAAGCTGGTCCCTGACTATGCTGGGGTAAGGCCCAAGCTGCATGGTCCTGATGAACCACAGCCCGACTTCCAGTTGCAGGGCGTGGAAGATCACGGTCTTGCCGGCCTGATGGCCCTGTTCGGCATCGAAAGTCCGGGCCTCACCAGCTCGCTGGCGATCGGCGAGACGGTGGCCGAGCGGCTGGCTCGGACCGCCTGA
- a CDS encoding LuxR family transcriptional regulator gives MLTTAEQQAWAFLSQAPHLRTAEDVEIAFAQAIAAFGYDKFCATLVNAEHYGKEPPTLSRQDFEVWDQRYWGQRYVVHDPCVKLLLRSPRSFAWTDAKPIGDSRAQSMWGEASDLGMNDGYVVRVFGPAGQEVLIRMSTEAPDTDPAARAVIESLATVFGTIMLKHWELQDDNPDYGVISERQAQCLYWASRGKTDWEIGAILELSPRTVHHHVEAAKKRLGVVKRQEAVLKAGELGLFSKL, from the coding sequence GTGCTGACGACGGCGGAACAACAGGCTTGGGCGTTCTTGAGCCAGGCCCCACATCTGCGCACGGCGGAAGATGTTGAGATCGCGTTCGCGCAAGCCATCGCCGCCTTCGGGTATGACAAGTTCTGCGCCACGCTGGTCAACGCCGAGCACTACGGCAAGGAACCGCCCACGCTGAGCCGCCAGGACTTCGAGGTCTGGGACCAGCGCTATTGGGGCCAGCGCTACGTCGTCCATGATCCCTGCGTGAAGCTGCTGCTGCGCTCGCCGCGCTCCTTCGCCTGGACGGACGCCAAGCCCATCGGCGACAGTCGTGCACAATCGATGTGGGGCGAGGCCTCGGACCTGGGCATGAACGACGGCTATGTCGTCCGGGTCTTCGGGCCCGCCGGCCAGGAGGTGCTGATACGGATGTCGACGGAGGCCCCGGACACCGATCCGGCCGCGCGCGCCGTGATCGAAAGCCTCGCCACCGTGTTCGGCACCATCATGCTCAAGCACTGGGAACTGCAGGACGACAATCCAGACTACGGCGTCATCTCCGAGCGGCAGGCCCAATGCCTCTACTGGGCCAGTCGCGGCAAGACCGACTGGGAGATCGGCGCCATCCTCGAGCTGTCGCCCCGAACGGTGCATCACCATGTCGAGGCGGCCAAGAAGCGCCTGGGCGTCGTCAAGCGCCAGGAAGCGGTGCTGAAGGCCGGTGAACTGGGCTTGTTCAGCAAGCTCTAG
- a CDS encoding DUF418 domain-containing protein has translation MDGTPAAPARNLLIDTLRAFALIGVYMVHMFEQYEIYWAAPNQNLTHTIFTTFFMGKAFSLLTLCFGLSFFLLMDKADRRGTNFSGRFAWRMVVLALIGLAHSLVYRGDILMVLAPLGLLLIPFYRASNKVILAVAAILLAQPLLAFQIISAATGATWANAAPHHWGDTGPAFYRTAPLEQMLTWNVWQGQSFKWWFFIETGRLFQILALFLIGLSLGRAGVFDAPERFVRQRRRALVALTVVALLARFGQAPLAALLPDATAAPMARKLLGNLMGGWFDVSVMGVYVLLIVEAYQGVGRKLLERLAPMGRMTLTFYVLQSLIWVPVFYGFGLGAWKWLPQATALWLGLGFLVIQGVLATLWFKRFHYGPLEWLWRAATYGTVKVPFVR, from the coding sequence ATGGACGGCACGCCGGCCGCGCCTGCGCGCAATCTGCTGATCGACACGCTGCGGGCCTTCGCCCTGATCGGCGTCTACATGGTCCACATGTTCGAGCAGTACGAGATCTACTGGGCCGCGCCGAACCAGAACCTGACCCACACGATCTTCACCACCTTCTTCATGGGCAAGGCGTTCAGCCTGCTGACCCTGTGCTTTGGCCTCAGCTTCTTCCTGCTGATGGACAAGGCCGATCGGCGGGGGACCAATTTCTCGGGCCGGTTCGCCTGGCGGATGGTGGTGCTGGCCCTGATCGGCCTGGCCCATAGCCTCGTCTATCGCGGCGACATCCTGATGGTGCTGGCGCCGCTGGGCCTGCTGCTGATCCCGTTCTATCGGGCAAGCAACAAGGTGATCCTGGCGGTCGCGGCGATCCTGCTGGCCCAGCCCCTGCTGGCCTTCCAGATCATCAGCGCCGCGACGGGCGCGACCTGGGCCAACGCCGCGCCGCATCACTGGGGCGACACCGGCCCGGCCTTCTACCGCACCGCGCCGCTGGAGCAGATGCTGACCTGGAACGTCTGGCAGGGTCAGAGCTTCAAGTGGTGGTTCTTCATCGAGACGGGCCGTCTCTTCCAGATCCTGGCCCTGTTCCTGATCGGCCTGAGCCTGGGCCGCGCCGGGGTGTTCGACGCGCCGGAACGGTTCGTCCGCCAGCGCCGCCGCGCCTTGGTCGCGCTGACCGTGGTCGCGCTCTTGGCCCGCTTTGGCCAAGCCCCACTGGCCGCCTTGCTGCCCGACGCGACCGCCGCCCCGATGGCGCGCAAGCTGCTGGGCAACCTGATGGGCGGCTGGTTCGACGTTTCGGTGATGGGCGTCTATGTGCTTCTGATCGTCGAGGCCTATCAGGGCGTTGGCCGGAAGCTGCTGGAACGCCTGGCCCCGATGGGCCGGATGACCCTGACCTTCTATGTCCTGCAGTCGCTGATCTGGGTTCCGGTGTTCTACGGCTTTGGCCTGGGAGCCTGGAAATGGCTGCCGCAGGCAACGGCCTTATGGCTGGGCCTCGGCTTCCTGGTGATCCAGGGCGTGCTGGCGACCTTGTGGTTCAAGCGCTTCCACTACGGCCCGCTGGAGTGGCTCTGGCGCGCGGCGACCTATGGAACGGTGAAGGTGCCGTTTGTGCGGTGA